From Variovorax sp. J2L1-78, the proteins below share one genomic window:
- the clpA gene encoding ATP-dependent Clp protease ATP-binding subunit ClpA gives MIAQELEVSLHMAFVEARQQRHEFITVEHLLLALLDNPSAAEVLRACSANVDDLRASLTNFIKDNTPQVAGTDDVDTQPTLGFQRVIQRAIMHVQSTGNGKKEVTGANVLVAIFGEKDSHAVYYLHQQGVTRLDVVNFIAHGIKKSDPPEAAKGSAESSSNEGEEGGGEKNEKASPLEQFTQNLNQMAKDGKIDPLIGREYEVERVIQILCRRRKNNPLLVGEAGVGKTAIAEGLAWRITQGDVPEILAEAQVYSLDMGALLAGTKYRGDFEQRLKGVLKSLKDRPNAVLFIDEIHTLIGAGAASGGTLDASNLLKPALSSGQLKCIGATTFTEYRGIFEKDAALSRRFQKVDVVEPTVQETVDILKGLKSRFEEHHGVKYAVAALQAAAELSAKYINDRHLPDKAIDVIDEAGAAQRILAPSKRKKTITKAEVEEIVAKIARIPPANVSNDDRGKLQTLERDLKSVVFGQDKALEVLASAVKMARSGLGKGDKPIGSFLFSGPTGVGKTEAAKQLAYIMGIELIRFDMSEYMERHAVSRLIGAPPGYVGFDQGGLLTEAVTKKPHCVLLLDEIEKAHPDIFNVLLQVMDHGTLTDNNGRKADFRNVIIIMTTNAGAETMNKATIGFTNPRESGDEMADIKRLFTPEFRNRLDATVSFKALDESIILRVVDKFLLQLETQLAEKKVDVTFTDALRKHLAKKGFDPLMGARPMQRLIQDTIRRALADELLFGRLQDGGRLTVDLDDKDEVQLDIQPLPKKEGKAKPEAEEAAAG, from the coding sequence ATGATTGCCCAGGAACTGGAAGTCAGCTTGCACATGGCCTTTGTCGAGGCCAGGCAGCAGCGCCACGAGTTCATCACGGTAGAGCACCTGTTGCTCGCTTTGCTGGACAACCCGAGCGCCGCAGAGGTTCTGCGCGCATGCTCGGCCAACGTCGACGACCTTCGCGCGTCGTTGACGAATTTCATCAAGGACAACACGCCCCAGGTGGCGGGGACCGACGACGTCGACACCCAGCCGACCCTCGGGTTCCAGCGCGTGATCCAGCGCGCCATCATGCACGTGCAGTCCACCGGCAACGGCAAGAAGGAAGTGACGGGCGCCAACGTGCTGGTCGCGATCTTCGGCGAGAAGGATTCGCACGCGGTGTACTACCTCCACCAGCAGGGCGTGACCCGGCTGGACGTGGTGAACTTCATCGCGCACGGCATCAAGAAGAGCGACCCGCCGGAAGCCGCCAAGGGCAGCGCCGAATCGTCCTCGAACGAGGGCGAGGAGGGTGGTGGCGAGAAGAACGAGAAGGCATCGCCGCTGGAGCAGTTCACCCAGAACCTCAACCAGATGGCCAAGGACGGGAAGATCGATCCGCTGATCGGCCGCGAGTACGAGGTCGAGCGCGTGATCCAGATCCTGTGCCGTCGGCGCAAGAACAACCCGCTGCTGGTCGGAGAGGCCGGCGTGGGCAAGACCGCCATCGCCGAGGGCCTGGCCTGGCGCATCACCCAGGGCGACGTGCCGGAAATTCTGGCCGAAGCCCAGGTGTACTCGCTCGACATGGGCGCACTGCTGGCCGGCACCAAGTACCGCGGTGACTTCGAGCAACGCCTCAAGGGCGTGCTCAAGTCGCTGAAGGACCGGCCCAACGCCGTGCTCTTCATCGACGAGATCCACACGCTGATCGGTGCCGGCGCGGCCTCGGGCGGCACGCTGGATGCGTCGAACCTGCTCAAGCCGGCGCTCTCGAGCGGCCAGCTCAAGTGCATCGGCGCCACCACCTTCACCGAATACCGCGGCATCTTCGAGAAGGATGCGGCCCTGTCGCGTCGCTTCCAGAAGGTCGACGTGGTCGAGCCGACGGTGCAGGAAACCGTCGACATCCTCAAGGGCCTGAAGTCGCGCTTCGAGGAACACCATGGCGTGAAGTACGCCGTGGCGGCACTGCAGGCCGCGGCCGAGCTGAGCGCCAAGTACATCAACGACCGGCATCTGCCCGACAAGGCGATCGACGTGATCGACGAGGCGGGCGCAGCCCAGCGCATCCTGGCGCCGAGCAAGCGCAAGAAGACGATCACCAAGGCCGAGGTCGAGGAAATCGTCGCGAAGATCGCGCGCATTCCTCCGGCCAACGTGTCGAACGACGACCGCGGCAAGCTGCAGACACTGGAACGTGACCTCAAGAGCGTCGTGTTCGGCCAGGACAAGGCCCTCGAAGTGCTCGCCTCGGCGGTCAAGATGGCACGTTCGGGTCTGGGCAAGGGCGACAAGCCGATCGGCTCGTTCCTGTTCAGCGGCCCCACCGGCGTCGGCAAGACCGAAGCGGCCAAGCAGCTCGCCTACATCATGGGCATCGAGCTGATCCGCTTCGACATGTCGGAGTACATGGAGCGCCACGCCGTGAGCCGCCTGATCGGTGCGCCTCCGGGCTACGTCGGTTTCGACCAGGGCGGCCTGCTGACCGAGGCCGTCACGAAGAAGCCGCACTGCGTGCTGCTGCTCGACGAAATCGAGAAAGCGCACCCGGACATCTTCAACGTGCTGCTGCAGGTCATGGACCACGGCACGCTGACGGACAACAACGGACGCAAGGCCGACTTCCGCAACGTCATCATCATCATGACGACGAACGCGGGTGCCGAGACCATGAACAAGGCAACCATCGGCTTCACCAACCCGCGTGAATCGGGTGACGAGATGGCCGACATCAAGCGCCTGTTCACGCCGGAGTTCCGCAACCGTCTGGACGCGACCGTCAGCTTCAAGGCGCTGGACGAATCGATCATCCTGCGGGTGGTCGACAAGTTCCTGCTGCAGCTCGAGACGCAGCTGGCCGAGAAGAAGGTCGACGTCACCTTCACCGACGCCCTGCGCAAGCACCTGGCGAAGAAGGGCTTCGACCCGCTGATGGGTGCGCGGCCGATGCAGCGCCTGATCCAGGACACGATCCGTCGTGCACTGGCCGATGAACTGCTCTTCGGTCGCCTGCAGGACGGCGGTCGCCTGACCGTCGACCTCGACGACAAGGACGAAGTGCAGCTCGACATCCAGCCGCTGCCGAAGAAGGAAGGCAAGGCCAAGCCGGAAGCCGAGGAGGCTGCCGCGGGCTGA
- the cls gene encoding cardiolipin synthase: MILPEISQEWKTGLSLAWSGYIAVLSVWIVMQKRAPVSTMSWILSLALLPFAGFLVYYFLGPQRLKKLRLKRLRNRAIAQAPADLALLHEAGENAPPALRHLAALGTAACGIPVSSATGVELLSGGARTFDAIFEAVRSARHHVHLEYYIFEPDRIGTALRDLLIERAQQGVAVRLLLDALGSKRIGRRFMAPMRAAGIHIALFHDTKIGRRLRPVTNYRSHRKIVVVDGRIGFTGGVNITDEEDRRTRPDAYHDMHLRLEGSAVRWLQTTFLEDWSYATGESARRMVDESLAHMLPRTEAGSIAAQIVTSGPDSALEAIHRMHVEAIHSASERAWLTTPYFVPGEPALMALTSAALRGVDVRLLVPRRSDSAIVSAAARSYYDELIGAGVKVWEYKARMLHSKTLVVDDHCAMIGTANFDNRSFRLNFEVMAVVYGDALARPLAAQFETDLHSAAAVRLNRPQSFPRRLGDALARLSSPLL; encoded by the coding sequence TTGATCCTCCCCGAAATCAGCCAAGAATGGAAAACGGGCCTTTCCCTGGCCTGGAGCGGCTACATCGCCGTGCTGTCGGTCTGGATCGTGATGCAGAAGCGCGCGCCGGTGTCGACGATGAGCTGGATCCTGTCGCTCGCGCTGCTGCCGTTCGCCGGCTTCCTCGTCTATTACTTCCTCGGGCCGCAGCGCCTGAAAAAGCTGCGGCTCAAACGCCTGCGCAACCGCGCCATCGCCCAGGCGCCGGCCGATCTGGCACTGCTGCACGAGGCCGGCGAGAACGCGCCGCCCGCCCTGCGGCACCTGGCCGCGCTGGGCACGGCGGCCTGCGGCATTCCGGTGTCGAGCGCGACCGGTGTCGAGCTGCTGTCCGGCGGTGCACGCACCTTCGACGCCATCTTCGAGGCGGTGCGCAGCGCGCGGCATCACGTGCACCTCGAGTACTACATCTTCGAGCCCGACCGCATCGGCACGGCCCTGCGCGATCTGCTGATCGAGCGTGCGCAGCAGGGCGTCGCGGTGCGCCTGCTGCTCGACGCGCTCGGCTCCAAACGCATTGGCCGCCGCTTCATGGCACCGATGCGCGCCGCCGGCATTCACATCGCGCTGTTCCACGACACCAAGATCGGCCGGCGCCTGCGGCCGGTCACCAACTACCGCAGCCACCGCAAGATCGTCGTCGTCGACGGCCGCATCGGCTTCACCGGCGGCGTCAACATCACCGATGAAGAAGACCGCCGGACCCGGCCCGACGCCTACCACGACATGCACCTGCGGCTCGAAGGCAGCGCGGTGCGCTGGCTGCAGACCACCTTCCTCGAGGACTGGAGCTACGCCACCGGCGAGAGCGCCCGGCGCATGGTCGACGAGTCGCTGGCGCACATGCTGCCGCGCACCGAGGCGGGCAGCATCGCGGCGCAGATCGTCACCAGCGGCCCCGACAGTGCGCTCGAAGCGATCCACCGCATGCACGTGGAAGCCATCCATTCGGCCAGCGAGCGCGCCTGGCTGACCACGCCGTACTTCGTGCCGGGCGAGCCGGCGCTGATGGCGCTCACCAGCGCCGCGTTGCGCGGTGTGGACGTGCGGCTGCTGGTGCCGCGCCGCAGCGACTCGGCGATCGTCAGCGCTGCCGCGCGCTCGTACTACGATGAACTCATCGGCGCGGGCGTGAAGGTCTGGGAGTACAAGGCGCGCATGCTGCATTCCAAGACGCTGGTGGTCGACGATCACTGCGCGATGATCGGCACCGCCAACTTCGACAACCGCAGCTTTCGCCTCAATTTCGAGGTGATGGCGGTGGTGTACGGCGATGCGCTGGCGCGCCCGCTGGCCGCGCAGTTCGAAACCGACCTGCACAGCGCCGCCGCCGTGCGCCTGAACCGGCCGCAGAGCTTTCCGCGCCGCCTGGGCGACGCGCTGGCCCGGCTTTCCTCACCCTTGCTCTGA
- a CDS encoding NADP-dependent isocitrate dehydrogenase produces the protein MSKPTIIYTLTDEAPFLATQAFLPIIRTFTAPAGIDVTTSDISVAARILGQFPESLTEAQRVPDNLAELGKLTLLPDTNIIKLPNISASVHQLISAIKELQARGYKIPDYPEDPKTDEEKAIRARYSKCLGSAVNPVLREGNSDRRAPKAVKEYARKNPHSMGKWSMASRTHVAHMKHGDFYHGEKSMTLDKARDVKMELVGKSGKTTVLKPKVSLLAGEIIDSMYMSKKALLAFYEEQMEDARETGVMFSLHVKATMMKVSHPIVFGHAVRVFYKEAFEKHGKLFDELGVNVNNGMVDLYTKIESLPSTKKEEIIRDLHACHEHRPELAMVDSAKGITNLHAPNDVIVDASMPAMIRIGGKMWGADGKPKDTKAVIPESTFARIYQEIINFCKTNGNFDPVTMGTVPNVGLMAQQAEEYGSHDKTFEVTEDGVANIVDLATGEVLLSQNVEAGDIWRMCQVKDAPIRDWVKLAVTRARNSGMPALFWLDPYRPHEAEMIKKVQTYLKDHDTQGLDIQIMSQVRAMRYTLERVIRGLDTISVTGNILRDYLTDLFPIMELGTSAKMLSIVPLMAGGGMYETGAGGSAPKHVKQLVEENHLRWDSLGEFLALAVSLEDLGLKTKNAQAKILAKTLDTATGKLLDNNKNPSPKTGQLDNRGSQFYLAMYWAQELAAQTDDKALQAKFAPLADALTRDEQKIVDELKAVQGQPADIGGYYLVDAEKCEAVMRPSATLNAALKSVAA, from the coding sequence ATGAGCAAACCAACCATCATCTACACGTTGACCGACGAAGCGCCGTTCCTGGCGACGCAGGCCTTCCTGCCGATCATCCGTACCTTCACGGCCCCCGCCGGCATCGACGTGACGACCAGCGACATCTCGGTGGCCGCCCGCATCCTGGGCCAGTTCCCGGAATCGCTGACCGAAGCGCAGCGCGTGCCCGACAACCTGGCCGAACTCGGCAAGCTCACGCTGCTGCCCGACACCAACATCATCAAGCTGCCGAACATCAGCGCGTCGGTGCACCAGCTCATCAGCGCCATCAAGGAACTGCAGGCCCGCGGCTACAAGATCCCGGACTACCCGGAAGACCCCAAGACCGACGAAGAGAAGGCGATCCGCGCCCGTTACTCGAAGTGCCTGGGCAGCGCCGTGAACCCCGTGCTGCGCGAAGGCAACTCCGACCGCCGTGCGCCCAAGGCCGTCAAGGAATACGCGCGCAAGAACCCGCACAGCATGGGCAAGTGGAGCATGGCTTCGCGCACGCACGTGGCCCACATGAAGCACGGCGATTTCTACCACGGCGAAAAGTCGATGACGCTGGACAAGGCGCGCGACGTCAAGATGGAACTGGTCGGCAAGAGCGGCAAGACCACGGTGCTCAAGCCGAAGGTGTCGCTGCTGGCCGGCGAGATCATCGACAGCATGTACATGAGCAAGAAGGCCCTGCTGGCCTTCTACGAAGAGCAGATGGAAGACGCCCGCGAGACCGGCGTGATGTTCTCGCTGCACGTCAAGGCCACGATGATGAAGGTGTCGCACCCGATCGTCTTCGGCCACGCCGTGCGCGTGTTCTACAAGGAAGCCTTCGAGAAGCACGGCAAGCTGTTCGACGAGTTGGGCGTGAACGTCAACAACGGCATGGTCGACCTCTACACCAAGATCGAGTCGCTGCCGTCGACCAAGAAGGAAGAGATCATCCGTGACCTGCACGCCTGCCACGAGCACCGCCCGGAGCTGGCGATGGTCGACTCGGCCAAGGGCATCACGAACCTGCACGCGCCCAACGACGTGATCGTCGACGCCTCGATGCCGGCCATGATCCGTATCGGCGGCAAGATGTGGGGCGCGGACGGCAAGCCGAAGGACACGAAGGCGGTCATCCCAGAAAGCACCTTCGCCCGCATCTACCAGGAGATCATCAACTTCTGCAAGACCAACGGCAACTTCGACCCTGTGACCATGGGCACGGTGCCGAACGTGGGCCTGATGGCGCAGCAGGCCGAGGAATACGGCTCGCACGACAAGACCTTCGAGGTGACCGAAGACGGCGTCGCCAACATCGTCGACCTCGCGACCGGCGAAGTGCTGTTGTCGCAGAACGTGGAAGCCGGCGACATCTGGCGCATGTGCCAGGTCAAGGACGCACCGATCCGCGACTGGGTCAAGCTGGCCGTCACCCGCGCCCGCAATTCGGGCATGCCGGCCCTGTTCTGGCTCGACCCGTACCGCCCGCATGAAGCCGAAATGATCAAGAAGGTCCAGACCTACCTCAAGGACCACGACACCCAGGGCCTGGACATCCAGATCATGTCGCAGGTGCGCGCCATGCGTTACACGCTGGAACGCGTCATTCGCGGCCTGGACACCATCTCGGTCACCGGCAACATCCTGCGCGACTACCTGACCGACCTGTTCCCGATCATGGAACTGGGCACCAGCGCCAAGATGCTGTCGATCGTGCCCCTGATGGCCGGCGGCGGCATGTACGAGACGGGCGCCGGCGGTTCCGCGCCGAAGCACGTCAAGCAACTGGTGGAAGAAAACCACCTGCGCTGGGACTCGCTGGGTGAATTCCTGGCCCTGGCCGTGTCGCTGGAAGACCTGGGTCTGAAGACCAAGAACGCCCAGGCCAAGATCCTGGCGAAGACGCTGGACACCGCCACCGGCAAGCTGCTGGACAACAACAAGAACCCGTCGCCCAAGACCGGCCAGCTGGACAACCGCGGCAGCCAGTTCTACTTGGCGATGTACTGGGCGCAGGAACTCGCGGCCCAGACCGACGACAAGGCGCTGCAGGCCAAGTTCGCCCCCCTGGCCGATGCGCTGACCCGTGACGAGCAGAAGATCGTCGACGAGCTGAAGGCGGTGCAGGGCCAGCCGGCGGACATCGGCGGCTACTACCTCGTCGACGCCGAGAAGTGCGAGGCCGTCATGCGGCCGAGCGCCACGCTGAACGCCGCCTTGAAATCGGTTGCCGCCTGA
- the xseA gene encoding exodeoxyribonuclease VII large subunit has protein sequence MSRGVAPRVWAVGALCHAVADALDARFNPVTVQGEISGFSRAASGHCYFALKDASGQLRCAMFRRAASLVDFSPRDGDQVEVRGRLAVYEPRGDLQLVVESLSRAGQGALFEQFLQRKAKLEAEGLFDPARKRALPTMPRAVGVVTSLGAAALHDVVTALRRRVPHIPVVLAPAAVQGAGAPAELVRALQSLWTSPQPVDVILLVRGGGSIEDLWAFNDETLARAIVQSPVPVVCGVGHETDFTIADFCADLRAPTPTAAAELVSAPREVWLGALDLIEGKLNDALGARLDLLGQRLDLAAGRLGRPSSVVLRQQLRLAREAQRLRYAVASQHQRLAQRARTAHQGWPALLQGSLRQQRERLDRLDTRLRLLDPAQVLQRGYAWLVDARGQAVTSTARIAAGDALSARLADGSLDVHVDAVRTRPPPTRGA, from the coding sequence ATGTCGCGCGGTGTCGCGCCGCGCGTGTGGGCGGTTGGCGCCTTGTGCCATGCGGTCGCCGATGCGCTCGACGCGCGCTTCAACCCGGTCACCGTGCAGGGCGAGATCTCCGGCTTCTCGCGTGCGGCCAGCGGCCACTGCTACTTCGCGCTGAAGGATGCCTCCGGGCAACTGCGCTGCGCCATGTTCCGGCGCGCCGCCAGCCTGGTGGATTTCTCGCCGCGCGATGGCGACCAGGTCGAGGTGCGCGGCCGACTCGCGGTCTACGAGCCGCGCGGCGATTTGCAACTGGTGGTCGAAAGCCTGTCGCGCGCAGGGCAGGGCGCGCTGTTCGAACAGTTCCTGCAGCGCAAGGCCAAGCTCGAGGCGGAAGGGCTCTTCGACCCGGCGCGCAAGCGGGCCTTGCCGACCATGCCGCGCGCCGTCGGCGTGGTCACGTCGCTCGGCGCCGCGGCACTGCACGACGTGGTGACCGCCCTGCGCCGTCGGGTGCCGCACATCCCGGTCGTGCTGGCGCCAGCCGCCGTGCAGGGCGCCGGCGCGCCGGCCGAACTGGTGCGGGCGCTGCAGTCGCTCTGGACGTCGCCGCAGCCCGTCGATGTCATCCTGCTGGTACGCGGCGGCGGCTCGATCGAAGACCTGTGGGCCTTCAACGACGAAACCCTGGCGCGCGCCATCGTGCAGAGCCCCGTGCCCGTGGTGTGCGGCGTCGGCCACGAGACCGACTTCACCATCGCCGACTTCTGCGCCGACCTGCGTGCACCGACGCCGACCGCGGCGGCAGAGCTGGTGTCCGCGCCGCGCGAGGTCTGGCTCGGCGCGCTGGACCTGATCGAAGGCAAGTTGAACGACGCCCTTGGCGCGCGGCTCGACCTGCTCGGTCAGCGGCTGGACCTGGCTGCCGGCCGGCTCGGGCGACCGTCGTCCGTCGTGCTGCGACAGCAACTGCGATTGGCGCGCGAGGCGCAGCGGCTGCGCTATGCCGTCGCGTCGCAGCACCAGCGGCTCGCCCAACGGGCACGCACCGCGCATCAAGGCTGGCCCGCGCTGTTGCAAGGTAGCCTGCGCCAGCAGCGCGAACGCCTCGACCGGCTGGACACGCGACTGCGCCTGCTCGATCCGGCGCAGGTGCTGCAGCGCGGCTATGCGTGGCTGGTCGACGCGCGAGGGCAGGCCGTGACCAGCACCGCACGCATCGCTGCGGGCGATGCACTGTCCGCGCGACTGGCCGACGGCAGCCTCGATGTCCACGTCGACGCCGTGCGCACGCGGCCCCCGCCGACGCGGGGCGCGTGA
- a CDS encoding DUF192 domain-containing protein, giving the protein MFSRAIALFSLCLLPFAALSQEAQMDLPRVKLSAGMYQIDAQVAQTPQQQQVGLMFRKEMPQAEGMLFVFEQPSTQCFWMKNTLLPLSAAFVADDGRIVNIVDMQPLTLDSHCSEEPVRFVLEMNQGWFAKKNIKKNAKLGGAPFQARR; this is encoded by the coding sequence ATGTTTTCGCGCGCCATTGCCCTGTTTTCTTTGTGCCTGCTGCCCTTTGCAGCGCTCTCGCAGGAAGCCCAGATGGATCTTCCTCGCGTGAAGTTGTCCGCCGGCATGTACCAGATCGATGCGCAGGTCGCGCAGACGCCCCAGCAGCAGCAGGTGGGCTTGATGTTCCGCAAGGAGATGCCGCAGGCCGAGGGCATGCTGTTCGTCTTCGAGCAGCCGTCGACGCAATGCTTCTGGATGAAGAACACGCTGCTACCGCTGTCGGCCGCGTTCGTGGCCGACGACGGGCGCATCGTCAACATCGTGGACATGCAGCCGCTCACGCTCGACTCGCACTGCTCCGAGGAGCCGGTCCGCTTCGTCCTGGAGATGAACCAGGGCTGGTTCGCCAAGAAGAACATCAAGAAGAATGCCAAGCTGGGCGGCGCGCCCTTCCAAGCCAGGCGCTGA
- the icd gene encoding NADP-dependent isocitrate dehydrogenase, translated as MSSYQHIQVPSAGQKITVSADNSLLVPDQPIIPFIEGDGIGVDITPVMLRVVDAAVAKSYDGRRKIHWMEVFAGEKSTRLYGPDVWLPDETVQAVREHVVSIKGPLTTPVGGGIRSLNVALRQALDLYVCLRPIQYFDGVPSPLKEPHKTNMVLFRENSEDIYAGIEFAAGSEQAKKLIALLQNDFGIQKIRFPETSGIGIKPVSREGTERLMRKAIQYAIDHDKPSVTIVHKGNIMKFTEGAFRDWGYGLAAKEFGGELIDGGPWMRVKNPHSGKFITVKDRVADAFMQQILLRPAEYSVVATLNLNGDYLSDALAAQVGGIGIAPGANLSDTVAMFEATHGTAPKYAGKDYVNPLSEILSAEMMLRHIGWKEAADLIIQSLRRSILSKKVTYDFARLMDGATQVSCSGFGQVMIDHM; from the coding sequence ATGTCGAGCTACCAGCACATTCAGGTTCCATCCGCCGGTCAGAAGATCACCGTCAGCGCCGACAATTCACTCCTTGTGCCGGATCAGCCGATCATTCCCTTCATCGAAGGGGACGGCATCGGGGTCGACATCACGCCGGTCATGCTCCGGGTGGTCGATGCGGCCGTGGCCAAGAGCTACGACGGCCGCCGAAAGATCCACTGGATGGAGGTTTTCGCCGGCGAGAAATCGACCCGGCTCTACGGCCCCGACGTGTGGCTGCCGGACGAAACCGTGCAGGCGGTGCGCGAGCACGTCGTCTCGATCAAGGGCCCGCTGACCACGCCGGTGGGGGGCGGCATCCGTTCGCTCAACGTGGCGTTGCGACAGGCGCTCGACCTGTATGTCTGCCTGCGTCCGATCCAGTATTTCGACGGCGTCCCGAGCCCGCTGAAGGAGCCGCACAAGACGAACATGGTGCTCTTTCGCGAGAACTCGGAGGACATCTATGCCGGTATCGAATTCGCGGCCGGGAGCGAGCAGGCCAAGAAGCTCATCGCCTTGCTCCAGAACGATTTCGGCATCCAGAAGATCCGCTTCCCCGAAACCTCCGGCATCGGCATCAAGCCGGTGTCACGCGAGGGGACGGAGCGCCTGATGCGCAAGGCGATCCAGTACGCGATCGACCACGACAAGCCCTCCGTGACGATCGTGCACAAGGGCAACATCATGAAGTTCACCGAAGGTGCCTTCCGCGACTGGGGCTATGGCCTCGCGGCCAAGGAGTTCGGCGGGGAACTGATCGACGGCGGCCCCTGGATGCGGGTGAAGAACCCCCATTCGGGCAAATTCATCACCGTGAAGGACCGGGTGGCCGATGCCTTCATGCAGCAGATCCTGCTGCGCCCGGCCGAGTATTCGGTGGTGGCCACGCTCAACCTCAACGGCGACTACCTCTCCGACGCGCTGGCCGCGCAGGTCGGTGGCATCGGCATCGCGCCCGGGGCCAACCTGAGCGATACCGTGGCGATGTTCGAAGCCACGCACGGCACGGCGCCCAAGTACGCCGGCAAGGACTACGTCAACCCGCTGTCGGAGATCCTCTCGGCCGAGATGATGCTGCGCCACATCGGCTGGAAAGAGGCGGCCGACCTGATCATCCAGTCGCTGCGCCGATCGATCCTCAGCAAGAAGGTCACCTACGACTTCGCACGCCTGATGGACGGCGCGACACAGGTCAGCTGCTCGGGTTTCGGGCAGGTGATGATCGACCACATGTGA
- a CDS encoding cell envelope biogenesis protein TolA produces MNKALAVLIAGLFAAGAYAQTPSAEKAPVTNTAPQARAEAKVASKPAGQVKAGAGGDINKVPEGGAVGTDKAAVAGEKRAETRDARRTNKDGSVKRKSTQGGTPK; encoded by the coding sequence ATGAACAAAGCTCTCGCAGTCCTGATCGCCGGCCTTTTCGCTGCAGGCGCCTACGCCCAGACCCCCTCGGCCGAAAAAGCGCCGGTGACCAACACCGCGCCGCAGGCCCGCGCCGAAGCCAAGGTGGCCAGCAAGCCCGCCGGCCAAGTGAAGGCCGGCGCCGGCGGCGACATCAACAAGGTCCCCGAAGGCGGCGCGGTCGGCACCGACAAGGCGGCTGTCGCTGGTGAAAAGCGCGCTGAAACGCGTGACGCCCGCCGCACCAACAAGGACGGCTCGGTCAAGCGCAAGTCGACCCAAGGCGGCACCCCCAAGTAA
- the clpS gene encoding ATP-dependent Clp protease adapter ClpS: MATRNPSKPATPPAQKPAGGDGDSVVLERRPQKTAPPQMFQVVMLNDDYTPMEFVVVVIQEFFNKDRETATQIMLKIHLDGRGICGVYSRDMAATKVNQVMEAAHQAGHPLQCVSEPVE; the protein is encoded by the coding sequence ATGGCAACCCGAAACCCCTCGAAACCCGCCACGCCGCCGGCCCAGAAGCCCGCGGGGGGGGATGGCGACTCGGTCGTTCTGGAGCGCCGCCCCCAGAAAACCGCCCCACCGCAGATGTTTCAGGTGGTGATGCTCAACGACGACTACACCCCCATGGAGTTCGTGGTCGTCGTCATTCAGGAGTTCTTCAACAAGGACCGTGAAACCGCGACCCAGATCATGTTGAAGATCCATCTCGACGGCCGTGGCATCTGTGGGGTGTATTCCCGTGACATGGCCGCCACCAAGGTCAATCAGGTGATGGAGGCGGCCCACCAGGCCGGCCACCCGTTGCAGTGCGTCAGCGAGCCGGTTGAATAA
- a CDS encoding superoxide dismutase: MEHVLPPLPYALDALAPEYSKETLEYHYGKHHNAYVVNLNNLQKGTEFESMTLEEIVKKSSGGIYNNSAQIWNHTFFWNCMKPQGGGAPTGDLAKAIDAKWGSYDAFKEAFVKSAVGNFGSGWTWLVKKADGTVDIVNTGAAGTPLTTADKALLTVDVWEHAYYIDYRNLRPKFVETFLAKLVNWDFAQKNFA; encoded by the coding sequence ATGGAACACGTCCTTCCTCCTCTCCCGTACGCCCTCGACGCCCTCGCGCCCGAGTATTCGAAGGAAACGCTCGAGTACCACTACGGCAAGCACCACAACGCCTACGTCGTGAACCTGAACAACCTGCAGAAGGGCACCGAGTTCGAGAGCATGACGCTCGAGGAGATCGTGAAGAAGTCCAGCGGCGGCATCTACAACAATTCCGCGCAGATCTGGAACCACACCTTCTTCTGGAACTGCATGAAGCCGCAGGGCGGCGGCGCTCCGACCGGTGACCTGGCCAAGGCCATCGACGCCAAGTGGGGCAGCTACGACGCCTTCAAGGAAGCCTTCGTGAAGTCGGCCGTCGGCAACTTCGGCTCCGGCTGGACCTGGCTCGTGAAGAAGGCCGACGGCACTGTCGACATCGTGAACACCGGCGCTGCCGGCACGCCGCTGACCACCGCCGACAAGGCACTGCTCACCGTCGACGTCTGGGAGCATGCCTACTACATCGACTACCGCAACCTGCGCCCGAAGTTCGTCGAGACCTTCCTGGCCAAGCTGGTCAACTGGGACTTCGCGCAGAAGAACTTCGCTTAA